A stretch of Ranitomeya variabilis isolate aRanVar5 chromosome 3, aRanVar5.hap1, whole genome shotgun sequence DNA encodes these proteins:
- the MEDAG gene encoding mesenteric estrogen-dependent adipogenesis protein has translation MATGDPVNKSQLERITSVRSVMSFSSVGSDILATLTTANCEIALLPLKLLVELQDKYLTLEDDVLTSNNYSGGFNVYSDGTALIDGRQCRIINYIQRKVTLRSHVDYKDYRETLLAKPLLFITNAQKINSDSTSAKTFAIIVNTRHPQIKARVEDGLNNVISSVMGENYQLQFTFHNDVREYLQRQNFELIEDNLNFSFTFKLDVFVDFFYLLGFSKKNCDLHGKILNLHCTNSSRKERVKIFLSKMTNPLIRLGSSLDHDRRPSIYSMDMITEDPFPQEEEVNDIAPVLPMSS, from the exons ATGGCAACAGGGGATCCGGTAAACAAGTCCCAATTGGAGCGGATCACCAGCGTCCGCTCCGTAATGAGTTTTTCGTCAGTTGGCTCAGACATCTTGGCCACACTTACCACTGCCAACTGTGAGATAGCCCTGCTACCCCTAAAACTGCTCGTAGAGCTGCAGGACAAGTACCTGACCCTGGAGGATGACGTGTTGACTTCTAATAACTACTCCGGAGGCTTCAACGTGTATAGTGACGGCACCGCTCTGATTGATGGTCGTCAGTGCAGGATCATCAATTATATCCAGAG gaaAGTCACCCTTCGAAGTCATGTGGATTATAAGGATTACAGAGAAACATTGCTAGCAAAGCCCCTGTTATTTATAACAAACGCCCAAAAAATCAACAGCGACTCAACTTCAG caaaaacaTTTGCCATCATCGTAAATACACGACATCCACAGATCAAAGCCAGGGTGGAGGATGGTTTGAACAATGTTATATCCTCTGTTATGGGAGAAAATTATCAATTACAG TTTACCTTTCACAATGATGTGAGAGAATACCTCCAGAGACAAAACTTCGAACTGATAGAGGACAACCTGAATTTTTCATTCACTTTCAAGCTCGATGTCTTTGTGGATTTCTTCTACTTGCTTGGTTTTAGCAAGAAAAATTGTGACTTGCATGGGAAGATTCTGAACTTGCACTGTACGAACAGTAGCAGGAAAGAAAGAGTTAAAATATTCCTGTCCAAAATGACCAACCCATTAATACGCCTGGGCAGCAGTTTGGACCACGATCGAAGACCCAGTATATACTCTATGG ATATGATCACGGAAGATCCTTTTCCGCAAGAAGAAGAGGTCAATGATATTGCCCCAGTTCTGCCTATGAGTTCATGA